A single Kryptolebias marmoratus isolate JLee-2015 linkage group LG16, ASM164957v2, whole genome shotgun sequence DNA region contains:
- the arhgef1b gene encoding rho guanine nucleotide exchange factor 1b isoform X4 produces the protein MSIIGAEDEDFESDINDSRVTENQCAYFNNIELLKSHPTHLLVFLQHVILQFNPAPLLCYLHADLIKSLSAKETKKQFIEFYNNFLDKGAILKVTVPPSVAYELDRTRPDLLSDDTQRRFALEIQNQQNSEITKQLEDFRQKRMMGMTLNENELLDVESHYPTDRIPMEMKEKSMAENLLEKMFETQPQFVSDEEKWQSIFSSVAVYMKHFGIKSKSVDSKKSRRGFFGIPLVKGIKDGSWNKPGPFHKGKKPPNLEKLSVDRKSINSGRGSVTDNSVIPPVRVSIGSGSSTSVSDVENPDGSGSKNSATINPEPLQFDGSSSNRLEPQAGSDSGNVSPGRGAGELTIVEPTSPNETPSVESLETDRRKTSRKVARSESARVDRHSSRRRGSSRAKQSRSRSDVDLQPPSCTTPVPLSPQHLHPFEALALNRDGPSQTPTSPSPQLEEIEPRLLEFEQDPPNWKELAPVDAVKSLSKKEVKRQEVINELFATEHAHVRMLSVLQMVFVKPLEREALISTIELDAIFPGLDEMLDEHYKFYENMKKLRINDNYIVKSISPTLLNRFDGAEGEWFQKLTARFSSHQTWALEQIKSMQKKEPRFNAFIQEAESKPQCRRLQLKDIIPTEMQRLTKYPLLLENIAKNTEDPVEKGKIQDSAECCKKIVNHVNEEVRKVGNMLSLKEYQKKLDTSGLKTSNELYTEYKNIDLTQRKMLYEGPLIWRVTKEKAIEVQGLLLGDLLVLLQKQDDKVVLKCQSKSNIAAQEGKQMMSPIIKLNSVFLRDVATDRKAFYVIFTWDSGAQIYELVAQSVGEKKAWTEVLKIVVDDLKKSGVVLNLPPGSGGAPFSPSLLNAPIIPAENGGLKSSSDHDRDSLTDDKSEQRHRLMDFLTEKGLDVLGHSNNDQEKVANNALDEVMSLKRLLIGSISVSEDAQPDEEHEEEQSERSNQETEGSQSTEEGEVTDRGYMEVNTNRCEREDAETKDEDGSISAPMVLSQEIKDEVCRRLHSLEEQLKKLQTVEEEHHKLQDALSEFSLEEGNF, from the exons CTGTGTTACCTTCATGCTGACCTCATCAAGAGCCTCAGTGCTAAAGAGACCAAGAAGCAGTTTATAGAGTTCTACAACAACTTCTTGGACAAGGGTGCT ATTCTCAAAGTGACAGTGCCACCTAGCGTAGCCTATGAACTGG ACCGGACCCGCCCAGATTTGCTCTCAGATGACACCCAACGACGTTTCGCTCTGGAGATTCAGAATCAGCAGAATTCTGAAATAACCAAACAGCTGGAGGACTTCAG GCAAAAGAGGATGATGGGTATGACCCTCAATGAGAACGAGCTGCTTGATGTCGAGAGCCACTATCCCACCGACCGCATCCCGATGGAGATGAAAGAGAAATCTATGGCTGAGAACCTGCTGGAGAAGATGTTTGAAACGCA acCTCAGTTTGTCTCGGACGAGGAGAAATG GCAATCCATCTTTTCCTCAGTGGCTGTCTACATGAAGCACTTTGGGATTAAATCCAAGTCTGTTGACAGTAAAAAGTCCAGGCGAGGTTTCTTTGGCATACCTCTGGTTAAG GGTATAAAGGATGGCTCTTGGAACAAGCCTGGGCCATTCCATAAAGGGAAGAAACCACCAAATT TGGAAAAACTGTCTGTGGATCGTAAAAGCATCAATTCAGGCAGAGGCTCTGTGACTGATAATTCAGTCATTCCCCCCGTCAGGGTGTCTATAGGCAGTGGAAGTTCTACCTCAGTGTCTGACGTAGAGAATCCTGATGGGTCAGGCAGTAAGAACAGCGCCACCATCAACCCGGAGCCCCTTCAGTTCGACG GTTCATCAAGCAATCGCTTAGAGCCTCAGGCCGGGTCAGACAGTGGTAATGTGTCTCCTGGCAGGGGGGCAGGTGAGCTTACCATTGTGGAGCCCACCTCACCCAATGAAACCCCTTCAGTGGAGTCGttggagacagacag ACGGAAGACAAG TAGGAAAGTGGCACGCAGCGAGAGCGCCCGCGTGGACCGCCATTCGTCACGGCGTCGCGGCTCTTCTCGGGCCAAACAGTCCCGCTCCCGAAGTGATGTGGACCTGCAGCCTCCTTCTTGTACGACACCTGTCCCACTGTCCCCCCAGCACCTTCACCC TTTTGAGGCTCTAGCTTTAAATCGTGACGGCCCCAGCCAGACGCCCACCAGTCCCTCCCCGCAGCTGGAGGAGATAGAGCCACGCCTCCTGGAGTTTGAGCAGGACCCGCCCAACTGGAAGGAGCTGGCACCCGTCGATGCTGTAAAGAGCCTCAGCAAGAAGGAGGTCAAGAGGCAGGAGGTCATAAACG AGCTGTTTGCAACAGAGCATGCTCATGTGCGAATGCTGAGTGTCCTTCAGATGGTGTTTGTCAAGCCGTTGGAGAGGGAGGCGTTAATTTCCACCATTGAGCTGGATGCCATTTTCCCTGGCCTTGATGAGATGCTTGACGAGCACT ATAAGTTCTATGAAAACATGAAGAAGCTGCGTATAAATGACAACTACATCGTTAAATCCATCAGCCCCACGTTGCTCAACAGA TTTGATGGTGCAGAAGGAGAATGGTTCCAGAAGCTGACAGCCCGGTTCAGCAGCCACCAAACATGGGCTCTGGAGCAAATCAAAAGCATGCAGAAGAAGGAACCGCGCTTTAACGCTTTCATTCAG GAGGCAGAGAGTAAACCTCAGTGCCGCAGGCTGCAGCTCAAGGACATTATTCCCACAGAGATGCAGAGGCTCACAAAATATCCACTGCTTCTGGAAAATATCGCTAAGAACacag AGGACCCCGTAGAAAAGGGGAAAATCCAGGATAGTGCAGAGTGCTGCAAAAAGATCGTCAACCATGTCAATGAAGAGGTCAGAAAAGTGGGCAACATGTTG TCTCTAAAGGAGTACCAGAAGAAACTGGACACATCAGGGCTCAAAACCAGTAATGAGCTTTATACAGAGTATAAg AATATTGACTTGACTCAGAGGAAGATGCTGTATGAAGGTCCATTAATCTGGAGAGTCACCAAAGAGAAGGCTATTG AGGTGCAGGGTCTGTTGCTGGGGGACCTGCTGGTGCTCCTGCAGAAACAGGATGACAAAGTGGTCCTTAAATGCCAAAGCAAGAGCAACATCGCCGCGCAGGAAGGCAAACAGATGATGAGCCCCATTATAAAGCTGAACTCGGTTTTTCTCCGCGATGTGGCGACAG ATCGAAAGGCTTTCTATGTGATATTCACCTGGGACAGCGGCGCTCAGATCTATGAGCTGGTAGCTCAGTCTGTCGGAGAAAAAAAAGC TTGGACTGAAGTGCTAAAGATAGTCGTAGATGATCTGAAGAAGAGCGGAGTTGTGTTAAATCTGCCTCCTGGGAGTGGAGGAGCTCCTTTCAGTCCCTCCTT GCTGAATGCCCCGATAATCCCAGCTGAGAATGGaggtttaaaaagcagcagcg ATCACGATCGGGACAGCTTGACAGACGACAAGTCGGAGCAGAGGCACAGGCTGATGGATTTCCTGACAGAGAAAGGCCTCGATGTGCTCGGCCACTCCAACAACGATCAGGAGAAGGTGGCCAACAATGCTCTGGATGAAG tgatGTCACTGAAAAGATTGTTGATCGGCAGCATCAGTGTGTCAGAAGACGCACAGCCTGACGAAGAACATGAAGAGGAGCAATCAGAGAGGAGTAATCAAGAAACAGAAGGCTCTCAGTCAACAG AAGAAGGCGAGGTCACAGACAGGGGTTATATGGAGGTGAACACCAACAGGTGTGAAAGAGAAGACGCAGAAACAAAAGACGAAGACGGGAGCATCAGTGCACCCATGGTGTTGTCCCAGGAGATAAAGGATGAAGTGTGCCGGAGGCTGCACAGCCTGGAGGAGCAACTAAAGAAACTACAG ACTGTCGAAGAGGAGCATCACAAGCTGCAGGACGCCCTTTCTGAGTTCTCTCTAGAAGAGGGGAACTTCTAG
- the arhgef1b gene encoding rho guanine nucleotide exchange factor 1b isoform X3 — protein sequence MSIIGAEDEDFESDINDSRVTENQCAYFNNIELLKSHPTHLLVFLQHVILQFNPAPLLCYLHADLIKSLSAKETKKQFIEFYNNFLDKGAILKVTVPPSVAYELDRTRPDLLSDDTQRRFALEIQNQQNSEITKQLEDFRQKRMMGMTLNENELLDVESHYPTDRIPMEMKEKSMAENLLEKMFETQPQFVSDEEKWQSIFSSVAVYMKHFGIKSKSVDSKKSRRGFFGIPLVKGIKDGSWNKPGPFHKGKKPPNSESGPKPESGVEKLSVDRKSINSGRGSVTDNSVIPPVRVSIGSGSSTSVSDVENPDGSGSKNSATINPEPLQFDGSSSNRLEPQAGSDSGNVSPGRGAGELTIVEPTSPNETPSVESLETDRRKTSRKVARSESARVDRHSSRRRGSSRAKQSRSRSDVDLQPPSCTTPVPLSPQHLHPFEALALNRDGPSQTPTSPSPQLEEIEPRLLEFEQDPPNWKELAPVDAVKSLSKKEVKRQEVINELFATEHAHVRMLSVLQMVFVKPLEREALISTIELDAIFPGLDEMLDEHYKFYENMKKLRINDNYIVKSISPTLLNRFDGAEGEWFQKLTARFSSHQTWALEQIKSMQKKEPRFNAFIQEAESKPQCRRLQLKDIIPTEMQRLTKYPLLLENIAKNTEDPVEKGKIQDSAECCKKIVNHVNEEVRKVGNMLSLKEYQKKLDTSGLKTSNELYTEYKNIDLTQRKMLYEGPLIWRVTKEKAIEVQGLLLGDLLVLLQKQDDKVVLKCQSKSNIAAQEGKQMMSPIIKLNSVFLRDVATDRKAFYVIFTWDSGAQIYELVAQSVGEKKAWTEVLKIVVDDLKKSGVVLNLPPGSGGAPFSPSLLNAPIIPAENGGLKSSSDHDRDSLTDDKSEQRHRLMDFLTEKGLDVLGHSNNDQEKVANNALDEVMSLKRLLIGSISVSEDAQPDEEHEEEQSERSNQETEGSQSTEGEVTDRGYMEVNTNRCEREDAETKDEDGSISAPMVLSQEIKDEVCRRLHSLEEQLKKLQTVEEEHHKLQDALSEFSLEEGNF from the exons CTGTGTTACCTTCATGCTGACCTCATCAAGAGCCTCAGTGCTAAAGAGACCAAGAAGCAGTTTATAGAGTTCTACAACAACTTCTTGGACAAGGGTGCT ATTCTCAAAGTGACAGTGCCACCTAGCGTAGCCTATGAACTGG ACCGGACCCGCCCAGATTTGCTCTCAGATGACACCCAACGACGTTTCGCTCTGGAGATTCAGAATCAGCAGAATTCTGAAATAACCAAACAGCTGGAGGACTTCAG GCAAAAGAGGATGATGGGTATGACCCTCAATGAGAACGAGCTGCTTGATGTCGAGAGCCACTATCCCACCGACCGCATCCCGATGGAGATGAAAGAGAAATCTATGGCTGAGAACCTGCTGGAGAAGATGTTTGAAACGCA acCTCAGTTTGTCTCGGACGAGGAGAAATG GCAATCCATCTTTTCCTCAGTGGCTGTCTACATGAAGCACTTTGGGATTAAATCCAAGTCTGTTGACAGTAAAAAGTCCAGGCGAGGTTTCTTTGGCATACCTCTGGTTAAG GGTATAAAGGATGGCTCTTGGAACAAGCCTGGGCCATTCCATAAAGGGAAGAAACCACCAAATT CTGAATCCGGACCAAAACCGGAGTCTGGAG TGGAAAAACTGTCTGTGGATCGTAAAAGCATCAATTCAGGCAGAGGCTCTGTGACTGATAATTCAGTCATTCCCCCCGTCAGGGTGTCTATAGGCAGTGGAAGTTCTACCTCAGTGTCTGACGTAGAGAATCCTGATGGGTCAGGCAGTAAGAACAGCGCCACCATCAACCCGGAGCCCCTTCAGTTCGACG GTTCATCAAGCAATCGCTTAGAGCCTCAGGCCGGGTCAGACAGTGGTAATGTGTCTCCTGGCAGGGGGGCAGGTGAGCTTACCATTGTGGAGCCCACCTCACCCAATGAAACCCCTTCAGTGGAGTCGttggagacagacag ACGGAAGACAAG TAGGAAAGTGGCACGCAGCGAGAGCGCCCGCGTGGACCGCCATTCGTCACGGCGTCGCGGCTCTTCTCGGGCCAAACAGTCCCGCTCCCGAAGTGATGTGGACCTGCAGCCTCCTTCTTGTACGACACCTGTCCCACTGTCCCCCCAGCACCTTCACCC TTTTGAGGCTCTAGCTTTAAATCGTGACGGCCCCAGCCAGACGCCCACCAGTCCCTCCCCGCAGCTGGAGGAGATAGAGCCACGCCTCCTGGAGTTTGAGCAGGACCCGCCCAACTGGAAGGAGCTGGCACCCGTCGATGCTGTAAAGAGCCTCAGCAAGAAGGAGGTCAAGAGGCAGGAGGTCATAAACG AGCTGTTTGCAACAGAGCATGCTCATGTGCGAATGCTGAGTGTCCTTCAGATGGTGTTTGTCAAGCCGTTGGAGAGGGAGGCGTTAATTTCCACCATTGAGCTGGATGCCATTTTCCCTGGCCTTGATGAGATGCTTGACGAGCACT ATAAGTTCTATGAAAACATGAAGAAGCTGCGTATAAATGACAACTACATCGTTAAATCCATCAGCCCCACGTTGCTCAACAGA TTTGATGGTGCAGAAGGAGAATGGTTCCAGAAGCTGACAGCCCGGTTCAGCAGCCACCAAACATGGGCTCTGGAGCAAATCAAAAGCATGCAGAAGAAGGAACCGCGCTTTAACGCTTTCATTCAG GAGGCAGAGAGTAAACCTCAGTGCCGCAGGCTGCAGCTCAAGGACATTATTCCCACAGAGATGCAGAGGCTCACAAAATATCCACTGCTTCTGGAAAATATCGCTAAGAACacag AGGACCCCGTAGAAAAGGGGAAAATCCAGGATAGTGCAGAGTGCTGCAAAAAGATCGTCAACCATGTCAATGAAGAGGTCAGAAAAGTGGGCAACATGTTG TCTCTAAAGGAGTACCAGAAGAAACTGGACACATCAGGGCTCAAAACCAGTAATGAGCTTTATACAGAGTATAAg AATATTGACTTGACTCAGAGGAAGATGCTGTATGAAGGTCCATTAATCTGGAGAGTCACCAAAGAGAAGGCTATTG AGGTGCAGGGTCTGTTGCTGGGGGACCTGCTGGTGCTCCTGCAGAAACAGGATGACAAAGTGGTCCTTAAATGCCAAAGCAAGAGCAACATCGCCGCGCAGGAAGGCAAACAGATGATGAGCCCCATTATAAAGCTGAACTCGGTTTTTCTCCGCGATGTGGCGACAG ATCGAAAGGCTTTCTATGTGATATTCACCTGGGACAGCGGCGCTCAGATCTATGAGCTGGTAGCTCAGTCTGTCGGAGAAAAAAAAGC TTGGACTGAAGTGCTAAAGATAGTCGTAGATGATCTGAAGAAGAGCGGAGTTGTGTTAAATCTGCCTCCTGGGAGTGGAGGAGCTCCTTTCAGTCCCTCCTT GCTGAATGCCCCGATAATCCCAGCTGAGAATGGaggtttaaaaagcagcagcg ATCACGATCGGGACAGCTTGACAGACGACAAGTCGGAGCAGAGGCACAGGCTGATGGATTTCCTGACAGAGAAAGGCCTCGATGTGCTCGGCCACTCCAACAACGATCAGGAGAAGGTGGCCAACAATGCTCTGGATGAAG tgatGTCACTGAAAAGATTGTTGATCGGCAGCATCAGTGTGTCAGAAGACGCACAGCCTGACGAAGAACATGAAGAGGAGCAATCAGAGAGGAGTAATCAAGAAACAGAAGGCTCTCAGTCAACAG AAGGCGAGGTCACAGACAGGGGTTATATGGAGGTGAACACCAACAGGTGTGAAAGAGAAGACGCAGAAACAAAAGACGAAGACGGGAGCATCAGTGCACCCATGGTGTTGTCCCAGGAGATAAAGGATGAAGTGTGCCGGAGGCTGCACAGCCTGGAGGAGCAACTAAAGAAACTACAG ACTGTCGAAGAGGAGCATCACAAGCTGCAGGACGCCCTTTCTGAGTTCTCTCTAGAAGAGGGGAACTTCTAG
- the arhgef1b gene encoding rho guanine nucleotide exchange factor 1b isoform X2 — protein sequence MSIIGAEDEDFESDINDSRVTENQCAYFNNIELLKSHPTHLLVFLQHVILQFNPAPLLCYLHADLIKSLSAKETKKQFIEFYNNFLDKGAILKVTVPPSVAYELDRTRPDLLSDDTQRRFALEIQNQQNSEITKQLEDFRQKRMMGMTLNENELLDVESHYPTDRIPMEMKEKSMAENLLEKMFETQPQFVSDEEKWQSIFSSVAVYMKHFGIKSKSVDSKKSRRGFFGIPLVKGIKDGSWNKPGPFHKGKKPPNSESGPKPESGVEKLSVDRKSINSGRGSVTDNSVIPPVRVSIGSGSSTSVSDVENPDGSGSKNSATINPEPLQFDGSSSNRLEPQAGSDSGNVSPGRGAGELTIVEPTSPNETPSVESLETDRRKTRKVARSESARVDRHSSRRRGSSRAKQSRSRSDVDLQPPSCTTPVPLSPQHLHPFEALALNRDGPSQTPTSPSPQLEEIEPRLLEFEQDPPNWKELAPVDAVKSLSKKEVKRQEVINELFATEHAHVRMLSVLQMVFVKPLEREALISTIELDAIFPGLDEMLDEHYKFYENMKKLRINDNYIVKSISPTLLNRFDGAEGEWFQKLTARFSSHQTWALEQIKSMQKKEPRFNAFIQEAESKPQCRRLQLKDIIPTEMQRLTKYPLLLENIAKNTEDPVEKGKIQDSAECCKKIVNHVNEEVRKVGNMLSLKEYQKKLDTSGLKTSNELYTEYKNIDLTQRKMLYEGPLIWRVTKEKAIEVQGLLLGDLLVLLQKQDDKVVLKCQSKSNIAAQEGKQMMSPIIKLNSVFLRDVATDRKAFYVIFTWDSGAQIYELVAQSVGEKKAWTEVLKIVVDDLKKSGVVLNLPPGSGGAPFSPSLLNAPIIPAENGGLKSSSDHDRDSLTDDKSEQRHRLMDFLTEKGLDVLGHSNNDQEKVANNALDEVMSLKRLLIGSISVSEDAQPDEEHEEEQSERSNQETEGSQSTEEGEVTDRGYMEVNTNRCEREDAETKDEDGSISAPMVLSQEIKDEVCRRLHSLEEQLKKLQTVEEEHHKLQDALSEFSLEEGNF from the exons CTGTGTTACCTTCATGCTGACCTCATCAAGAGCCTCAGTGCTAAAGAGACCAAGAAGCAGTTTATAGAGTTCTACAACAACTTCTTGGACAAGGGTGCT ATTCTCAAAGTGACAGTGCCACCTAGCGTAGCCTATGAACTGG ACCGGACCCGCCCAGATTTGCTCTCAGATGACACCCAACGACGTTTCGCTCTGGAGATTCAGAATCAGCAGAATTCTGAAATAACCAAACAGCTGGAGGACTTCAG GCAAAAGAGGATGATGGGTATGACCCTCAATGAGAACGAGCTGCTTGATGTCGAGAGCCACTATCCCACCGACCGCATCCCGATGGAGATGAAAGAGAAATCTATGGCTGAGAACCTGCTGGAGAAGATGTTTGAAACGCA acCTCAGTTTGTCTCGGACGAGGAGAAATG GCAATCCATCTTTTCCTCAGTGGCTGTCTACATGAAGCACTTTGGGATTAAATCCAAGTCTGTTGACAGTAAAAAGTCCAGGCGAGGTTTCTTTGGCATACCTCTGGTTAAG GGTATAAAGGATGGCTCTTGGAACAAGCCTGGGCCATTCCATAAAGGGAAGAAACCACCAAATT CTGAATCCGGACCAAAACCGGAGTCTGGAG TGGAAAAACTGTCTGTGGATCGTAAAAGCATCAATTCAGGCAGAGGCTCTGTGACTGATAATTCAGTCATTCCCCCCGTCAGGGTGTCTATAGGCAGTGGAAGTTCTACCTCAGTGTCTGACGTAGAGAATCCTGATGGGTCAGGCAGTAAGAACAGCGCCACCATCAACCCGGAGCCCCTTCAGTTCGACG GTTCATCAAGCAATCGCTTAGAGCCTCAGGCCGGGTCAGACAGTGGTAATGTGTCTCCTGGCAGGGGGGCAGGTGAGCTTACCATTGTGGAGCCCACCTCACCCAATGAAACCCCTTCAGTGGAGTCGttggagacagacag ACGGAAGACAAG GAAAGTGGCACGCAGCGAGAGCGCCCGCGTGGACCGCCATTCGTCACGGCGTCGCGGCTCTTCTCGGGCCAAACAGTCCCGCTCCCGAAGTGATGTGGACCTGCAGCCTCCTTCTTGTACGACACCTGTCCCACTGTCCCCCCAGCACCTTCACCC TTTTGAGGCTCTAGCTTTAAATCGTGACGGCCCCAGCCAGACGCCCACCAGTCCCTCCCCGCAGCTGGAGGAGATAGAGCCACGCCTCCTGGAGTTTGAGCAGGACCCGCCCAACTGGAAGGAGCTGGCACCCGTCGATGCTGTAAAGAGCCTCAGCAAGAAGGAGGTCAAGAGGCAGGAGGTCATAAACG AGCTGTTTGCAACAGAGCATGCTCATGTGCGAATGCTGAGTGTCCTTCAGATGGTGTTTGTCAAGCCGTTGGAGAGGGAGGCGTTAATTTCCACCATTGAGCTGGATGCCATTTTCCCTGGCCTTGATGAGATGCTTGACGAGCACT ATAAGTTCTATGAAAACATGAAGAAGCTGCGTATAAATGACAACTACATCGTTAAATCCATCAGCCCCACGTTGCTCAACAGA TTTGATGGTGCAGAAGGAGAATGGTTCCAGAAGCTGACAGCCCGGTTCAGCAGCCACCAAACATGGGCTCTGGAGCAAATCAAAAGCATGCAGAAGAAGGAACCGCGCTTTAACGCTTTCATTCAG GAGGCAGAGAGTAAACCTCAGTGCCGCAGGCTGCAGCTCAAGGACATTATTCCCACAGAGATGCAGAGGCTCACAAAATATCCACTGCTTCTGGAAAATATCGCTAAGAACacag AGGACCCCGTAGAAAAGGGGAAAATCCAGGATAGTGCAGAGTGCTGCAAAAAGATCGTCAACCATGTCAATGAAGAGGTCAGAAAAGTGGGCAACATGTTG TCTCTAAAGGAGTACCAGAAGAAACTGGACACATCAGGGCTCAAAACCAGTAATGAGCTTTATACAGAGTATAAg AATATTGACTTGACTCAGAGGAAGATGCTGTATGAAGGTCCATTAATCTGGAGAGTCACCAAAGAGAAGGCTATTG AGGTGCAGGGTCTGTTGCTGGGGGACCTGCTGGTGCTCCTGCAGAAACAGGATGACAAAGTGGTCCTTAAATGCCAAAGCAAGAGCAACATCGCCGCGCAGGAAGGCAAACAGATGATGAGCCCCATTATAAAGCTGAACTCGGTTTTTCTCCGCGATGTGGCGACAG ATCGAAAGGCTTTCTATGTGATATTCACCTGGGACAGCGGCGCTCAGATCTATGAGCTGGTAGCTCAGTCTGTCGGAGAAAAAAAAGC TTGGACTGAAGTGCTAAAGATAGTCGTAGATGATCTGAAGAAGAGCGGAGTTGTGTTAAATCTGCCTCCTGGGAGTGGAGGAGCTCCTTTCAGTCCCTCCTT GCTGAATGCCCCGATAATCCCAGCTGAGAATGGaggtttaaaaagcagcagcg ATCACGATCGGGACAGCTTGACAGACGACAAGTCGGAGCAGAGGCACAGGCTGATGGATTTCCTGACAGAGAAAGGCCTCGATGTGCTCGGCCACTCCAACAACGATCAGGAGAAGGTGGCCAACAATGCTCTGGATGAAG tgatGTCACTGAAAAGATTGTTGATCGGCAGCATCAGTGTGTCAGAAGACGCACAGCCTGACGAAGAACATGAAGAGGAGCAATCAGAGAGGAGTAATCAAGAAACAGAAGGCTCTCAGTCAACAG AAGAAGGCGAGGTCACAGACAGGGGTTATATGGAGGTGAACACCAACAGGTGTGAAAGAGAAGACGCAGAAACAAAAGACGAAGACGGGAGCATCAGTGCACCCATGGTGTTGTCCCAGGAGATAAAGGATGAAGTGTGCCGGAGGCTGCACAGCCTGGAGGAGCAACTAAAGAAACTACAG ACTGTCGAAGAGGAGCATCACAAGCTGCAGGACGCCCTTTCTGAGTTCTCTCTAGAAGAGGGGAACTTCTAG